A window of Erpetoichthys calabaricus chromosome 12, fErpCal1.3, whole genome shotgun sequence contains these coding sequences:
- the LOC127529743 gene encoding craniofacial development protein 2-like translates to MTAKGKELADMMERRKFDILCVQEIKWKGSKARWIGGGFKLFYHGVDGRRNGVGVILKEQYVKSVLEVKSVSGRVMNMKLEIGGVMMNIVSAYAPQVGCAMGEKEDFWSELDEVMNSVPKGQKVVIEADFNGHVGEGNSGDEEVMGRYGVKERNEEGQRIVDFAKRMDMAVVNTYFKKREEHRITYKSGGRCTQVDYILCRRVDLKEIEDCKVVAGESVVKQHRMVVCRMTL, encoded by the coding sequence aTGACTGctaaggggaaagagttagcagatatgatggagagaaggaagtttgatatattgtgtgtgcaagagattaaatggaaggggagtaaggccaggtggatcggaggtggattcaaattgttctatcatggtgtggatgggaggagaaatggggtaggagttattctgaaggaacagtatgtcaagagtgttttggaggtgaaaagtgtgtcaggcagagtaatgaatatgaagctggaaattggaggtgtgatgatgaatattgttagtgcatatgccccacaagttgggtgtgcaatgggtgagaaagaagatttttggagtgagttggatgaagtgatgaacagtgtacccaaaggacagaaagtggtgattgaagcggatttcaatgggcatgttggtgaagggaacagtggagatgaggaggtgatgggtagatatggtgtcaaggagaggaatgaagaaggtcagaggatagtggattttgccaaaaggatggacatggctgtggtgaatacgtattttaagaagagggaggaacataggattacatacaagagtggaggaagatgcacacaggtagattacatcctatgcagaagagttgatctgaaggagattgaagactgcaaagtggtggcaggggaaagtgtagttaagcagcataggatggtggtctgtaggatgacattgtag